TCGGAGATGCCCTCCTTGACGAACAGCGGGGCGACGAGGCGGTCCGGCGTCAACGTGGTCTCGCGGACCAGCGTCCGCAGCGCCGGCGTCCGGCGCAGGCGGCGTGGTCGGGCGTGCGGGAACGGTGCGGGTTGCATGATCGTGAGCCTAGTCGCGGCGCATCGTGTTGTCGTGCGCCCCGCCCGCGACGTTACTCGCCGTCGTCCTGCAGGACCTCCTCCTGGGCCTCGTCGATGTTCTGGTTGGTGTCCTCCTGCAGACCCTCGACGGTGTTGGCGCAGGCCGACAGCAGGAACAGGGCGAGCATCAGCAGCACTGCCAGGCGTGTACGCATCGCAGGTCTCCTCGGGCGACGGATGTGGTGTGCAGATGCCCATGCCGGCAACCTACGACACGTGTACGACAGTCCTGGACGCCGATCGGTGCGGCTCAGGCCACTCCGTCAGTCGCTGCGCCTTCCTCTCCCCCGCCCTGGTTCTCCTGCCCGCCGCCGCCTGGCTACGACCTGACCGGTTCGCGGGCGGCCGCAACGACGGCGTCGACCAGTCCGTCGATGTCGTGCGGCGTCGCCTCGGCGTCCACGCGGAGACCGAGCTGACGGCAGGTCTCGGAGGTGACCGGCCCGATCGACGCGACCCGGACGGAGTCGTGCAACGGACCGTCCAGCAGGTCGACGAGGTTGCGCACCGTTGACGACGACGCGAACGCAACCACATCGATCGCCCCGGCACGCAGCGCGTCGTGCGCGTCCGCATCGAGGCCGTCGACCCGCCGGGTGCGGTACGCCTCGACCTCGACGACGTCCCAGTCGGCCTCGAGCAGTGCCTGCGCCAGGGTCGGCGTGGCGATGTCGGCGCGGGGCAGCAGCACCCGTGAGGGGTCGTCCGCGGCGATCAACGCGTCGGCGAGCCCGCGCGTCGTGTAGCGCTCGGGCACCAGATCGGCTACCAGGCCGTGCCGGGCCAGAGCGGCGGCGGTGCCCGATCCGACGGCCGCGAGGCGCACACGGGACAGCAGGCGCGCGTCCGCATCGAGCGCGATGATCTGATCCCAGAGCGCGGCCACGCCGTTGACGCTGGTCAAGGCGATCCAGTCGTAGGCGCCGTCGGCGACCTCGGCGACCCTCTGCGCCAGCGCCTCGGGTGCACGCGTCGGCTCGATCGCGATCGTCGGTGCCTCCACGGGTTCGCCACCGAGCGCGCGCAGCCGGGCGGACAGCTGGCTCGCCTGCTGACGGGTGCGCGGCACGAGCACGCGACGTCCGTGCAGCGGTCGCCGGTCGGTGACCGAGTCGACCCCGGAGCCCTCGAACCACGCAAGTTGATGATGCAGCGCCGCCACGTCGCCGACCACGATCACCGCCGGCGACGACACCCCGGCCTCGGCGATGCGCTCCGCGACGGTCTCCAACGACGCCACGACGGTCCGCTGACGGGGCGTCGACGCCCACTGCACGACGGCGACCGGTGTGCGCGCCGCGCGGCCCGCCGCCTGCAGCGCCGACGCGATCGCACCGATCCGGCCCACGCCCATCAGCAGCACCAACGTGCCGGGGAACGCCGCCAGTGCGTCGTAGTCGACCTGCGTGGCGTCCTTGGTCGGGTCCTCGTGCCCGGTGACGACGGCGAACGCCGGGGCCAGGCCGCGGTGCGTCACCGGGATGCCGGCATACGCGGGCCCTGCGATCGCGGACGTGACCCCGGGCACGACCTCGTACGGGACGTCGGCGGCACGGCACGCCTGTGCCTCCTCGGAGCCGCGGCCGAACACGAACGGATCGCCGCCCTTGAAGCGGACCACCGCTTCGCCGGTGGCCGCCTCCCGCACGAGCAGGGCGTTGATCTCGTCCTGCGACAGCGCGTGGCGATCCGGCGACTTGCCCACGAAGACCAGTCGCGCGTCAGTGCTGCACAGCGCGAGCGCCTCGGCCGGCGCCAACCGGTCATAGGCGACGACGGTCGCGGTAGACAGCAGGTGCGCCGCGCGCAGGCTCAGCAGTGCGGGGTCGCCGGGGCCGCCGCCGACCAGGTGCACGGTGCCCGGTTCGGCGGGCGGGCCGGCGAGGCCGGCCGCCTCATCCCACATGGCCTGCCCGCACCTGCTGGTCGATGTTGCGCAGCATCGCGTCGCCGCCGAGCTGCAGGATCCGTCCCGCGAGCGACTGCGCCACGTCAGTCGGGGCGTCCACGGGACCCGAAGCCGTTTGGCGCACCACCCGCCGGCGGACGGGATCGGCGAGCATGCCCGCCAGCTCGATCGTGTCGCCCGAGACCGTGGCGAGCGCACCGATCGGCGTGAGGCACCCGCCACCGAGCGTGCGCTGGAACGCGCGCTCGGCGGCGACCGCCGCCCGGGTCGCCGGATCGTCGATCGTCGCGAGGGCGGCCAACGTCGCGTCGTCGTCGGCGCGGCACTCGACGGCCAGCGCACCCTGCGCAGGTGCCGGCAGGCACTCTCCCGGCTCGAGGGTCACCGCCTTCAGTGGCAGGCCCAGCGGGCCGATCCCGCCGATCGACGGATCCGTGTACAGCCGCCGCAGGCCGGCGAGGGCGACCACCACCGCGGTCAGCTCGCCGTCGACCACCTTGCGCAGCCGTGTGTCGACGTTGCCGCGGATCGCCAGGACCTGCAGATCGGGGCGCACGCGCAGGAGCTGGAGCTTCCGGCGGGCGCTGGACGTCCCGACGGTCGCGACCGATGGCAGCGACCGCAGCAGATGTCCGTCGCCGGTGACGAGCACGTCGCGAGGGTCCTCACGGCGCGGATAGGCGCCGATGCTCAGCCCGTCGACGGGGTCGCCCGGCAGGTCCTTGGCGGAGTGCACGGCGAGATCACACGTCCCGTCGGCGACCGCCGCGCGGATCGCGTCGACGAACAGTCCCTTGGTCTCGAAGGCCTCCACCGCCTGGTCGGGGTGCAGGTCGCCAGTGGTCGCCAATGGCACCAGTTCGAAGTCGCCGCCGAGCGCCAGGCCCACCTGTGTCGCCTGGGCGCGCGCCAACGCCGAACGGCGTGTCGCGATGCGCAGCATGCCCGGGCCGCTCAGGCGTCGTCGACGACGTCGTCGAGATCGAACAGGTGGCGCACGACCTCCGCCTGGTGGGCCGCGTCGTCGCCGTCGGACGCCGCCTTGAGCCGCACCGTGGGTTCGTGCAGCAGCGTGCTGACGATGCCGCGCGTCAACTGCTCGACCGCCTCGCGCTGTCGCTGGTCCAGGGTTCCCAGCCGGGACGCCAGCCGCGCGAGCTCGGACGCGCGGACGTCCTCGGCCCGTCGCCGCAGCGCCGCGACGGTGGGCTCGACCGGCCGGGCGCGCTGCCAGGCCGTCAACGCCGCGACCTCCTCGGCCACCAGCGCCCGCGCGCGGTCGACCTCGGCGGCGGCGCCACCGTTCCCGGCCTCGCCGGTGTCGTGGGTCGCGTCGTCTGCGGTGACGGCGGCCGACACGGCGTCGACATCGAGCACGGTCACGCCCGGCACGTCGCGGCAGTCGCCGGCGACGTCACGGGGCACCGCCAGATCGACGATGACCAGCGGACGGTCCGGCCGCCGGCGCATCACGTCGTCGAGCACGGCACGGGTGATGATCGGATACCGCGACGCGGTCGAGCTGATGACCAGATCGGACGATCCGAGCGCGTCGGACAGCTCGTCGAGCGGCACGGCGACCGCGCCGCGCTCGACCAGCCGGTCCGCGCGATCCGGTGTGCGGTTGGTGACCAGCAGGCGCTGCACCGCGGGTGGCTCGAGTGAACGGGCGGCCATCGCGCCGATCTTGCCCGCCCCGACCAGCAGCACCGTGCGCTGCGCCAGTGGACCGGTGTGCGCACGCGCGGCGGCGATGCCCGCGTCCAGCATCGACGACGCGGTCTCGGACAACCGCGTTCCGGTGCGCACACGCCGCGCCACCCGCAGCGCCCGCTCGAAGACCAGCCCCAGGCGGGATCCGCAGGCCTGCTCGGACCGCGCCGTCAGCAGCGCCTGCTTCACCTGACGCGCCACCTGACGCTCGCCCACGACCACCGAGTCGAGCCCACATGCGACGGAGAACAGGTGCGACGCCGCCCGCTCATCGTGGTACTCGTACGTCAGTCCGTCGAGGTCCTCGGGGGCGAATCCGCCCCACTCGCACAGGAAGTTGCGTAGGTCGGCGATGCCGCCGTGGAACCGGTGGACCAGCGCGTACACCTCGACGCGGTTGCACGTCGAGAGCACGACGGCCCCGGCGACGTGCGGTCGCTCGGTGAGTGACCGCAGCGCCTTGGGCGCCTGCTCGGCGGACACCGCCAACCGCTCGAGCTGGTCAACGGAGGCGTGCCGGTGGTTCAGTCCGACGACGACAACAGACACGCGAACGCAGCTTCCTTTGCCTGATCGAGACGTCCGGCCCGGATGTGGCCGAGGATATCCGGGCTGTACAACGCGCGCCAACGCGCGCGGCGGTCCGCGACGCCCAGCGCAGCCAGGGCGGTCGCGACCCGCTCGTCACTCCGGAGCTCGCCGGCCAGCGCGACCAGTTCGGCGTGCTCAGGACCGTAAGCGTCCGCCAGCTCGCTGCGGATCAGGCGGGT
The Euzebyales bacterium genome window above contains:
- the hemC gene encoding hydroxymethylbilane synthase, with translation MLRIATRRSALARAQATQVGLALGGDFELVPLATTGDLHPDQAVEAFETKGLFVDAIRAAVADGTCDLAVHSAKDLPGDPVDGLSIGAYPRREDPRDVLVTGDGHLLRSLPSVATVGTSSARRKLQLLRVRPDLQVLAIRGNVDTRLRKVVDGELTAVVVALAGLRRLYTDPSIGGIGPLGLPLKAVTLEPGECLPAPAQGALAVECRADDDATLAALATIDDPATRAAVAAERAFQRTLGGGCLTPIGALATVSGDTIELAGMLADPVRRRVVRQTASGPVDAPTDVAQSLAGRILQLGGDAMLRNIDQQVRAGHVG
- the cobA gene encoding uroporphyrinogen-III C-methyltransferase, with the translated sequence MWDEAAGLAGPPAEPGTVHLVGGGPGDPALLSLRAAHLLSTATVVAYDRLAPAEALALCSTDARLVFVGKSPDRHALSQDEINALLVREAATGEAVVRFKGGDPFVFGRGSEEAQACRAADVPYEVVPGVTSAIAGPAYAGIPVTHRGLAPAFAVVTGHEDPTKDATQVDYDALAAFPGTLVLLMGVGRIGAIASALQAAGRAARTPVAVVQWASTPRQRTVVASLETVAERIAEAGVSSPAVIVVGDVAALHHQLAWFEGSGVDSVTDRRPLHGRRVLVPRTRQQASQLSARLRALGGEPVEAPTIAIEPTRAPEALAQRVAEVADGAYDWIALTSVNGVAALWDQIIALDADARLLSRVRLAAVGSGTAAALARHGLVADLVPERYTTRGLADALIAADDPSRVLLPRADIATPTLAQALLEADWDVVEVEAYRTRRVDGLDADAHDALRAGAIDVVAFASSSTVRNLVDLLDGPLHDSVRVASIGPVTSETCRQLGLRVDAEATPHDIDGLVDAVVAAAREPVRS
- the hemA gene encoding glutamyl-tRNA reductase, which translates into the protein MSVVVVGLNHRHASVDQLERLAVSAEQAPKALRSLTERPHVAGAVVLSTCNRVEVYALVHRFHGGIADLRNFLCEWGGFAPEDLDGLTYEYHDERAASHLFSVACGLDSVVVGERQVARQVKQALLTARSEQACGSRLGLVFERALRVARRVRTGTRLSETASSMLDAGIAAARAHTGPLAQRTVLLVGAGKIGAMAARSLEPPAVQRLLVTNRTPDRADRLVERGAVAVPLDELSDALGSSDLVISSTASRYPIITRAVLDDVMRRRPDRPLVIVDLAVPRDVAGDCRDVPGVTVLDVDAVSAAVTADDATHDTGEAGNGGAAAEVDRARALVAEEVAALTAWQRARPVEPTVAALRRRAEDVRASELARLASRLGTLDQRQREAVEQLTRGIVSTLLHEPTVRLKAASDGDDAAHQAEVVRHLFDLDDVVDDA